Genomic window (Sediminispirochaeta smaragdinae DSM 11293):
GCCATCCAATTTGCCGCTAATGGTGACAGGAACGGGAAGAATACCTCGTAGCAAACGTTCTATGAAGGGATAGCCTTCCTCTATGCAAAGAATGCGTTTGCTGCCAGCGGCAAGAGTTCTGATTTTATCCTCAGGCAGGGGATAAAAATTGACATGCAGGACGGAAGGCGAAAAACCGAGGTCCTCAGCATTCTCTTCAAAATAGTTGTGGCCAAGACCGCTGGTGATCACCGAAAATGGGGTATCCGTATCCCCAAACTTCAAAGGATTTAGCGTTTCCGACTCGGCGTAGGCCTGCAGCCGCTTATACAACTCAAGATGCTCTACATAGCGCTTCCTGCTTGTGGCAGGCAAGGTGATAAAGTCCTCTTTTCCGGTGAATTTCGCCATTGGATTGGCGCCGCGGGAAGGATTCGGTCTGACGATTGCCCTGGAGTGGGAAAGACGTGTCACCAGGCGAAGCAGCACCGGTACATGAAAACGCTCCGAAAGATCAAAGGCGGCACGAGTCATTTCATAGGCCTCCTGCTGATTGTGAGGCTCAAAGCAGGGAAGCTTGGCAAAATCAGCATAAAAGCGACTGTCCTGTTCATTCTGGGAACTGTGCATTCCAGGATCATCGGCAACAGCCAGAACCAGGCCCCCCTTGATATTCATGATTGCCGAATTCATAAAAGGGTCGGCGGCGACGTTGAGGCCTACGTGTTTCATGGTCACAAGAACCCGACGATTCATCGCCGAAGCTCCTACGGCAGCCTCGTACGCGGTCTTTTCATTCGAGCACCACTGGGCTCTGACCCCGCTTTTCGGTTCGAGGACCTGCTGCATATATTCGATGATTTCCGTCGAAGGGGTGCCGGGATAGCCATAGGCAAGGCTCACGCCTGCATGCAAGGCCCCAAGAGCCACCGCCTCATTCCCCAACAATACATATCCATCCATATAGATCTCCCTCATATGGTTTCCACCGGTGTATATCACCTTTCTACCATAGCTTATACTGTTTTTCAACAATTTATTCTAATAATATTCGACGTATTACCTATTATTCCGAATTATATACACATAACAAGCTGTTAGGAAGACTATACAAAGCAAAGATATGAGGCTATAGTGAAGGGCATGCAACTGGACGATACAAACCTAAAAATTCTCAGAATCCTTCAGGACGATGCATCACTGACAAATCAGGAACTTTCCAACCGAATCGGTCTTTCTCCTGCAACAACCCTTGAACGAGTCAAGAAACTCGAACAGGCCGGCATCATTCGAAAATACACAGCACTTGTCGATGAGAAAAAGCTGAACAAACACATAAAGGCCTACATATTCATCACCATGAAAGAACATAGCAATCAGAGCCTCATCGAATTCAATAAGCGGATTAAAGATCTCCCGGAGGTACTCGAATGCTGCCGCCTTGCCGGCGAGAAGG
Coding sequences:
- a CDS encoding thiamine pyrophosphate-dependent enzyme — its product is MDGYVLLGNEAVALGALHAGVSLAYGYPGTPSTEIIEYMQQVLEPKSGVRAQWCSNEKTAYEAAVGASAMNRRVLVTMKHVGLNVAADPFMNSAIMNIKGGLVLAVADDPGMHSSQNEQDSRFYADFAKLPCFEPHNQQEAYEMTRAAFDLSERFHVPVLLRLVTRLSHSRAIVRPNPSRGANPMAKFTGKEDFITLPATSRKRYVEHLELYKRLQAYAESETLNPLKFGDTDTPFSVITSGLGHNYFEENAEDLGFSPSVLHVNFYPLPEDKIRTLAAGSKRILCIEEGYPFIERLLRGILPVPVTISGKLDGCLPPSGELNPDIVRTALKLPEPSSTLEDGHGSLVSLPGRPPQLCKGCPHQDTFKALNTALEAYENHLVTGDIGCYTLGYLPPLEAIETGLCMGASITMARGAAQAGMYPVVAVIGDSTFMHSGLTGLADAVSSSVPITILILDNSTTAMTGGQDTIFESKGIRKVVLGLGVEPEHCVEMVPLPARHEENSDLLRREIEYKGVSVVFAFRECIQTAKRKHKKEAKA
- a CDS encoding Lrp/AsnC family transcriptional regulator translates to MQLDDTNLKILRILQDDASLTNQELSNRIGLSPATTLERVKKLEQAGIIRKYTALVDEKKLNKHIKAYIFITMKEHSNQSLIEFNKRIKDLPEVLECCRLAGEKDYILKVIVDNIEDFELFTRTRLTTIPGIDKTSSSIVLASIVDRTDIPL